A single region of the Fimbriimonadia bacterium genome encodes:
- the rimI gene encoding ribosomal protein S18-alanine N-acetyltransferase, whose protein sequence is MSAVLQRLRIEPMREEHLDAIMEIEVRAYACPWSRASFAAELTNHMSHYVVLKQAGMVIGYAGEWLIVDEAHITTVAVAPEQRRKRYGELLVCELLRHAVEKGMARATLEVRSSNVVARRLYEKYGFVTVAIRKAYYPDKEDACVMWLNDLQSPEYVETLNRLRKECARSAGLGD, encoded by the coding sequence ATGAGCGCCGTCCTTCAGCGTCTGCGTATCGAGCCCATGCGAGAGGAGCACCTCGACGCCATCATGGAGATCGAGGTGCGGGCCTACGCCTGCCCCTGGTCCAGGGCTTCGTTCGCCGCCGAGTTGACCAACCACATGTCGCACTACGTGGTGCTGAAGCAGGCCGGGATGGTGATCGGCTACGCGGGGGAATGGCTGATCGTGGACGAAGCGCACATCACCACCGTGGCCGTCGCGCCCGAGCAGCGGCGCAAGCGATATGGTGAGCTGTTAGTGTGCGAGCTGCTTCGTCATGCCGTCGAGAAAGGCATGGCGCGCGCCACGCTCGAGGTGCGATCGAGCAACGTGGTCGCACGCAGACTCTACGAGAAGTACGGTTTCGTGACGGTGGCAATCCGCAAAGCCTACTACCCCGACAAAGAGGACGCTTGCGTGATGTGGCTGAACGACTTGCAGTCGCCCGAGTACGTGGAGACGCTGAACAGGCTGCGAAAGGAGTGTGCACGAAGTGCGGGTCTTGGCGATTGA